TGGGGAAGGGGCGCCGGAGATCCTGCATGATCTGAGTTTCCGCGTGGCGGCGGGGGAAAATATTGCCATCGTCGGCAAAAGCGGATGCGGCAAATCGACGCTGCTGCGCCTGTTGCTGGGCTTTGAGCAGCCGAAGATGGGATCGGTGCTTTTCGATGGGCAGGACATGGCCGACCTCAATCCCACCTCCGTGCGCTCGCAAATGGGTATTGTGCTGCAAAATGGGCAGCTCATGACCGGCGATATCTTTACGAATATCGTGGGCCAGTCAGCGCTGACCATCAAGGATGCTTGGGCGGCTGCCGAGGCAGCGGGCATCGCAGATGATATCCGGCAGATGCCCATGGGCATGCAGACCGTCATCAGCGAGGGGAGCGGCAACATATCTGGAGGACAGCGCCAGCGGCTCTTGATTGCGAGAGCCCTGGCGGCAAAACCTGCCATCGTCATCTTTGACGAGGCCACCAGTGCTCTGGACAACCGCGCACAAGCCATCGTGACCGAGAGCCTGAATCGACTGAAAGCCACACGCTTGGTAGTAGCCCATCGTCTATCGACCATAAGGGAGTGCAACCGTATTCTGGTTCTGGAGCAAGGTCGCATCGCCGAAAGCGGCACCTTTGACGAGCTGGTGAAAAAAGACGGTATCTTCGCCAAACTGGTCAAGCGTCAGGTGGTGTAACAACAGATGGTTTGTGGTATGCGTGAGGAAGGGATTTCTAGTGAACAACGAATTTTCTGAGGTTTGCCGAACTTGTTTCCGCCCTATATACAACTACGTTTACGCCAGGGTACTGAGGCGCGAAACGGCAGAAGACATCACTCAAGACAGCTTTGCTTATGCGCTGGCTCACTGGGGAAATTACGATGCAGCTCGCGGCAGCCACCTTGCTTATCTGTACCGTATTGCTGCCAGCCGCCTGGCAGACCATTTCCGCAAAGCCTATTTGCAACGGGAGGTGCCGGCAGAGGATGTTCTGGAAATCGCCGACGGAGCTGCAGCGGCATTTCCCCCGGCCGGGGACGACACGCTGAAAAATCCCGTCAACCGGCAGGTGGAAAATATTTTGCAGCGGCTTACGGACAAAGAACGTGAGTTCCTGAGCCTTCGCTACGGCATGGAGCTGTCGAACCCGGAAATCGCGGCTCTCCTGGGCATCAGCGAGAAAGCGGTAAGCGAACGTTATCGTCGCCTTTTGGCCAAATGTTGCAGGATACAAAAAGAAGGATAAAATTTTTCTGGAAATATTTTCGCAGCGTGGATTTACGGTGAACTGTTGCGTATAGATAATAGGGTGGTTGGATTGAGGAGGTGGTTGCGCATGGAAGCCGGGGAATGCTTTGGAGCCATC
This genomic interval from Selenomonas sp. AB3002 contains the following:
- a CDS encoding sigma-70 family RNA polymerase sigma factor — translated: MNNEFSEVCRTCFRPIYNYVYARVLRRETAEDITQDSFAYALAHWGNYDAARGSHLAYLYRIAASRLADHFRKAYLQREVPAEDVLEIADGAAAAFPPAGDDTLKNPVNRQVENILQRLTDKEREFLSLRYGMELSNPEIAALLGISEKAVSERYRRLLAKCCRIQKEG